Genomic segment of Pogona vitticeps strain Pit_001003342236 chromosome 15, PviZW2.1, whole genome shotgun sequence:
TACCCGTCATAGACGGACGAGGAATGGTGAAGACCCCGGAGTAGCTGGTGGGGAAGCCAGCCATCTTGGCCCCCACGGCAGCCAGATCGGGGCCTTGGAGGCTGTAGGGGGAGAGTGGCGGGGGATAGGCGGAGTtgagccccacctcctctccTTTGAGGGGCGGGTTGCCTTCCGGATCCAGCCTCTTGCCTGCCCCACTGCTCGCCGGACCCACGGCagccttcctctctgcttctttctgcttctgctcGGCAGCGAAGCGCTCCTCGGCGTCCAAGAGGTACCGCTGGATCATCTCCTCCTGGTACTGGTGCCGATGGCTGGTCTTGAGCTGGCCGGCAAAGATGAACTTGCGCTCCCCTTGCATGGCCGCCCGAAGGATGCTGAGGCTCAGCTTGACGTCGCTGCTGTACTTGCAGGCCTCCGGAGGCTTCTCGCCGCTCGCCTTGCCGGGTCCCACTGCGGCCACCAGATCTCCGGGAGAGGCCtcttctttgctgcccttcctcaCCTTGATGgaccccttcttcttcttctccagcgTCTCCCCGTTGCTCGCGCTCCCCTTGACCGCCCGGCCGTGCATCAAGCCCCCCATGTTCTTCTTGAGCTTGCTGCCCAGGGTCTTGCCAAAGCTCCCGAGTTTGTTGGCCACCGAGTCGGCCCGCTTCTTCTCCTTGTCCTTCTCCCGCTCCCGGTCCTTCTTCGACTTCTCCTTGGCGCCACTGTTGCCCTTGCCGCTGTTGCTGGCGGAGCTGCTGCACACCGACTCCTTGTCTGAATCCCCCGAGTCTGCAGCGGACCGGGCCTCGTCCCCGGGAGACGCCGTGGGAGACTCCGGCTGTGCCAGAGGGgcctggggagagagagagaaaagggaggagacAGGCGGCCTTAGGAGAAAGTGGCTGGGCCTCCCTCAAACCCGCGAAGGAAGCATGCCTCAGATGTCCAGATTTTTGTCTCTCGGGTCCCAAGCCTGTCTCGCCCCATCTTGTCCACTGTGCAAGGGCCCTCTGGGTGGGGTTGAGGGCCCAATGCTCTCCCAGCCCTCCCTAGGGATCCCTGGATCCTCCGTCAGCCTGATCCTGACCGGAAGAATGATTCTGATGCCCACCCAACCTCCTTCAAAGAGAGAACCCTGCTTCTTTATCCATCCTGCCTCATCCCCACCGTACCTGCATGTCACAAGGCAGCGTGATCCACTTCACAATCATGTAGCTGTGCAGCAAGTGAAGTTTTGCCTCCAGCGACAGCGTCACGCTGAAACGAGGCCGAGCCATGCAGAAACAGAAAGCGAGAGGCGGCGTCCCGTTAAGTCAGAACCCAAAGGTCCCCAGAGAGCCCACAGAggcttccaccccaccccaccccggccaTGGTTGAAAGAGGACAGGAAAGAACAGAGCCAAAGCAGGGGCTTGGCACTGGGAGGGTTTCGCAGCCACTGGGCCTCTTCCAggcaacccccacccccccaaaaaaaaatcccaaagaagcTTTGCCAATCTTGCACCCCACCCTCCCTCCCATTGCTGCTCCCATACCACATTCCTGGCGCCACATCCCTTTGGACCTCCGTGAGGCTTCTTTCTCTCTACTTTGGCCGGCTGACTCAGCACAAGTTGCATGATCCCCACCTGGGGTAtgtgtgacggggggggggagtcttcccTTCTGCCCACCTCCCAGAAACTGCCTTTTGGAATCCCAACGCCTTCCGAGGCCCCACGTTCCAAGGGTCACAGACTCaagcagccctccctccctccctccccggccACCCCGCCAAGGCGGCTGTCCCACCACCGCTGCTCACCCAGCCAGCTTGACGTTGTCGTGGTCGTCTTTCCCCCACTCCCAGTCCTTCCCGGGGTCGACGGCAAAGTGGACAGGCAGCAGCTTGTGTTCCGAGTCAGTCAAGGGGATCACGGCTGGGGAGCGGAAGGAGAGCAGAGCTGCCATGTGGGGCCGAAGGgagagaggctggggggggggaggtggcagGCAGGGTGGGAAAAGGGGAGCCTCAGGCAGGGTGTGGAAGGTCCCCTCTTTCGCCCAACTTCCTGCACAGGGGCTGCAAGGCGGgaccagaggagagagaggaacaaGGGCCACCCCAGGGACACCCTCCCCCCCACAGAAAGCCCCCACCCGCCCAAGCGCCGCACCCACCTTGCTCCTTGGAGGGCTCCTTCTGCTCCATGGAAACCAGAGCGGAGAAGTGGGCCTGGTCGTAGGCGAGGACCAGCGGGGAGCGGTGGCACTTGCTGGCGGGCACCTCCAGGGGCAGGTAGATGCCCCCAAAGGGGATGGGGGCAAATGCTGGAAGGGAGAGAAGCACAGCGCAGAGCTGAGCCCCCAAAGAAGTGGCAGCCAGGTGCTCAGGCGGACGCAGCACTAGGGGCATCATCTTTGTTCCACCGACCCCTGGAGCGAGCTGGGCCTGGTGCGGATCTGGGCGAGCGTCTGCCGAGGCTTACGTAGAGATGCACCGGGTGGGTTTCGTGGCCCAGCTTGCTTCAGGGGTCCCAGCAGCCCGGTGTCTTTGCTTCCTCCTGAATCGGCCTCCCCTGTCACCCTTCCCTCACTGGGCACCACTGGACTGACCCCACCCTTCCCAGCGCAGAGAGACTCCTGCAAACACCGAGTGTGCCCGTTGCCTTCTGCATGTGACTCCTCCTTTGACACTGCATCACGTGCAGCTTGTTTCAGCCTTCTGAGCAGGAGGGAGTCCTGGAATTTAATTCAGAAAAGTCACTTCCCAAATCCAGTGCCTGTCCTCAGCCTTTGCCACCAAGGGTAGCTGAGAGCCATGGGCTCCAAACACGTGAATGGCCACAGCAGCCCACCCCCAACCAAGCCCTGGCGAATCCCAGGAGGCTGCACCTTCCTTCGGAGATCCAAGAGTCCCTCCCCTGCGAGTCTCATCCTCCAGCACTATCCATCTTTATGATGAGACGACCAAGAGGCAACGGGAGAGCCCTCTTCAGGCATAGAAAGGGCTGCCATGTAGTCACCGAAGGGAGCTCATGAGTACACCTCCTCAAAGGCCCCTCCCCACACTCACCTTCCCCTCCAGAATCCCGCAGCATGGTGTCGGCAACCACCACGATGGGCCTCTTGAGCACATGGGCCAGCACGAAAACATGGAACTCCTCCAGGCTCTCATAGACAGGCTCCTCCGAGCCCTCAATGCTGCAGGAGAGCAAAAGGAGGGGTAAGCCTTTGGCTGCCTCTGGTCCCATCCTCCCGCCCTTTCAGGGCTTGGTTATCAACGAAAGACAGTGACAGGGAGATCAGTTCCAAACAGGGAAGATCCCGATGCATCAGCTGTTCAGGGATACTGGATGTCTGGAGCAGAAGCGCCCCAGGGATCCGCACCAACAGCAGcccagccttggaaggacccaGGCAGAGCACATGGCCGTGACCGGGCGTGAGGGCAAAGGCCTCCCTTACCCTCCGCAGTTCCCGCCGTTGGTGCCGTAATGCATCCGAGGCTCGCTGGAAGCCAGCTTGATCAGTTCGTTCCACTCCTTCTGCCATTCCTCTTCCGTGTAAACGAGACCGGACTAAGacggggaagaagaggaagagaagggggaagaagagggagggagagaaaccatTTAGACTTCCACCTTGCTCCACAAAACCACTTTTCCAATGTTCaaaaggggattctgggaactgtagtcgaCAGGCATCAGCTCCCCATGCTCTGACCCAGAGTAACCCAACACCCCAGACAGGAGAATgtgccatatttttccgtgtataagacgataaTTTTCtctaaaacatttaaattaaaaatttagggccatcttatacatggaagtaaggaggggggagggatcaaaccgctttgatccctgctttcccctccactttcttatgaagaaagcactttcttacgaggaaagtgctttcccctcaaCTTTCTTCCgaagaaaggggaaggggaaagcaggaatcactttgatgaattgctttgatgattcctgccttccccctccactttcttatgaagaaagaaattctgggttagaaaggtgtgtgtggggggctccTCTTATACGTGGGGGCgtattatacacggaaaaatgtggTTGACCTCAAATTTCTCCATGTTGAAGAGCCTGAGCCCCCCTCTGGAGCCTCTGCGTGGAGGCAAGGTGAATCTGCCCCCCCTCCTCTGTGTCCTCCCAGAGCCTCACCTCTTTGTTCTGCTGGGCCTGCTGCCACCGCCAGCGCCGCTGCAGGGCCTCCCTCTCTGCCCCTTCGTCCATGAGCGCGTGAAGAGCTTTGCGCAGCATCAGGTCCCGGTCGTGGAAGCCCCACATCCCTACCGCCAATgaggagagacaaaaggaagaGGTGGAAGCTTCCAGGCACTCGTTCTACTCTCTtccaaaaatcatttttaaaaaacacatcttCCACCAACAACATAGATGGCCCATCCTTCTCACTAGGAAAGGTGGGCCAAGGTATTAAATCTGGACACTAATTGAAATGCAAATGGTACAGCCACTGAGATGCCACACAATTAAGCATGCATGGAGAATGAGGACAgcgggggacgggggggggagatgaaTGACAACCCCCCCTGGCCTGGGCTGATCAGGCAGGCAGCCAGCTCCCGACCTGAGCCAAGGTGTGTTTGGCAACAAGGGGCCACCTGAAGAGGGCCAGGGgttgccgggggggggagaataaaaagACCAGTTCTCAGTGCTCCCCTCACCCTCTCAGAACTGACTCCTGCATCCCGCCCTTCCACCAAACGGCGGCTCTTACCTAATGAAGCCGCATGAAGCAAGCAATTGCCGTCGCCCGTCGTGGCCAAGGGGAGCAGCCGCTGGCAGCTGGGATCCACGTTG
This window contains:
- the OTUD7B gene encoding OTU domain-containing protein 7B produces the protein MTLDMDVVLSDFVRSTGAEPGLARDLLEGKNWDLSAALSDFEQLRQVHAGTLPRSFNEGRAFKLAEKEVPRPPRPLLQRQDDIVQEKRLSRGISHASSTIVSLARSHVSSNGSGGGSGGGSSSGGEHLLEMPIFTFQLPDLTVYREEFRSFIERDLIEQSMLVALEQAGRLNWWANVDPSCQRLLPLATTGDGNCLLHAASLGMWGFHDRDLMLRKALHALMDEGAEREALQRRWRWQQAQQNKESGLVYTEEEWQKEWNELIKLASSEPRMHYGTNGGNCGGIEGSEEPVYESLEEFHVFVLAHVLKRPIVVVADTMLRDSGGEAFAPIPFGGIYLPLEVPASKCHRSPLVLAYDQAHFSALVSMEQKEPSKEQAVIPLTDSEHKLLPVHFAVDPGKDWEWGKDDHDNVKLAGVTLSLEAKLHLLHSYMIVKWITLPCDMQAPLAQPESPTASPGDEARSAADSGDSDKESVCSSSASNSGKGNSGAKEKSKKDREREKDKEKKRADSVANKLGSFGKTLGSKLKKNMGGLMHGRAVKGSASNGETLEKKKKGSIKVRKGSKEEASPGDLVAAVGPGKASGEKPPEACKYSSDVKLSLSILRAAMQGERKFIFAGQLKTSHRHQYQEEMIQRYLLDAEERFAAEQKQKEAERKAAVGPASSGAGKRLDPEGNPPLKGEEVGLNSAYPPPLSPYSLQGPDLAAVGAKMAGFPTSYSGVFTIPRPSMTGSLESPHPPSYQESRRQLAGGNCAPLPSYATLPRHCAQGRPHPYQASPSHPGAHFSPTETDVPPGYAATEREGSSCPVLPSNGFREYVEPDRGSPKGVHGDQAKTRLLYGGVQQTKCRQPSCSYYGRPETGNYCSCCYKEELKRKEREREAFIHRF